Proteins from one Drosophila gunungcola strain Sukarami chromosome 3R, Dgunungcola_SK_2, whole genome shotgun sequence genomic window:
- the LOC128252490 gene encoding acyl-CoA Delta(11) desaturase encodes MGHLSTSERVCSKTPAISGDSSPPLVARRSKLPNGDAQQQVRRGEDSSPELPPRGKLQLPPKREELSRAVIPKGMARHVPRDAIDLEEYTRTFVGDRVLGWQFKAPLKWDKVIQISLLHIVAGICLLTYPLRNLNLYTTIWSFFVGGVAGFGVTAGAHRFWTHRSYKANTVLRSILMVCYCVAGQNTLYDWVRDHRVHHKYSETDADPHNANRGFFFSHVGWLMMLKHPDVLRRGRQIDMSDILADPVVRFHQKYFIPLKTFFCFILPTVIPVYCWGESWTLAFVQQCLFRYVSSLNFTWSVNSAAHLWGSRPYDKRIMPSENIYVSLLAMGEGWHNYHHVFPWDYKAAELGNYTVNFTTMVLDAFHKLGWAWNMKQPSKELVRRTLEKYGDGTHASQIGGPEEFKDGVVAGATMVGHVHYAEVPDPDLEYDAESSSTESAKLDENENEGERMKKSKKAAN; translated from the exons ATGGGTCACCTTTCCACCTCGGAGCGAGTGTGCAGCAAGACGCCGGCCATTTCGGGGGATTCGAGTCCGCCGCTAGTGGCCCGCAGGTCCAAGTTGCCCAACGGGGATGCTCAGCAGCAAGTGCGACGGGGCGAGGATTCGTCCCCGGAGCTGCCGCCCCGCGGCAAGCTGCAGCTGCCCCCAAAAAGGGAGGAACTTTCGCGGGCCGTCATCCCCAAAGGGATGGCCAGGCACGTGCCCAGGGACGCCATAGATCTCGAGGAGTACACCCGCACCTTCGTCGGCGATCGCGTGCTGGGATGGCAGTTTAAGGCCCCCCTAAAGTGGGACAAAGTCATCCAGATCTCATTGCTTCACATCGTGGCCGGAATCTGCCTGCTGACCTATCCGCTGCGAAACCTCAATCTCTACACCACCATCTGGT CATTCTTCGTTGGCGGGGTGGCTGGATTTGGAGTTACGGCCGGAGCCCATAGGTTCTGGACCCATCGAAGCTACAAGGCCAACACCGTGTTGCGATCCATTCTGATGGTCTGCTACTGCGTGGCCGGACAG AACACCCTATACGACTGGGTTCGTGACCACCGAGTTCACCACAAATATTCGGAGACGGATGCGGATCCTCACAATGCCAATAGGGGATTTTTCTTCTCCCATGTGGGATGGCTGATGATGCTGAAGCATCCGGATGTGCTTCGTCGCGGTCGCCAGATCGACATGAGCGACATTCTGGCCGATCCCGTGGTGCGATTCCACCAGAAATACTTCATCCCCCTGAAGACCTTCTTCTGTTTCATCTTGCCAACTGTGATCCCAGTTTATTGCTGGGGTGAATCCTGGACGCTGGCCTTTGTGCAGCAGTGCCTTTTCCGCTACGTGAGCAGCCTGAACTTCACCTGGTCTGTGAACAGTGCCGCCCATCTTTGGGGATCCCGTCCCTATGATAA GCGCATCATGCCCAGCGAGAACATCTACGTGTCGCTGTTGGCCATGGGCGAGGGATGGCACAACTACCACCACGTCTTCCCCTGGGACTACAAAGCAGCCGAGCTGGGTAACTACACCGTGAACTTCACCACCATGGTGTTGGATGCCTTCCACAAGCTGGGCTGGGCCTGGAACATGAAGCAGCCCTCCAAGGAGCTGGTGCGTCGCACCCTGGAGAAGTATGGCGATGGCACCCACGCCTCCCAGATTGGCGGTCCTGAGGAGTTCAAGGATGGAGTGGTGGCCGGCGCCACCATGGTGGGCCATGTGCACTATGCCGAGGTGCCCGATCCGGATCTGGAGTACGATGCCGAGTCCAGCAGCACGGAGAGCGCCAAGCTGGACGAGAATGAGAACGAGGGCGAGCGGATGAAGAAGTCCAAGAAGGCGGCCAACTAG
- the LOC128252492 gene encoding acyl-CoA Delta-9 desaturase, producing the protein MEKTKVKELDQVGDSIHKKRDAIWPVVLFYIHVNILGVYGIYILLTSASWATILFTFLLTLLGILGVTVGVHRLWAHRTFTASKPLKVFLMFCQTTAGQGSIYSVVQAHRLHHAKFLQDEDPYYSKHSFMYAQVRGGLLKYSPQQEELLKDVDISDLESDPIVMFQKRFYVLLYIFLNVLLSVNTPFQYFGDSLATSMFVGFWLRSLIVINLGNLVNSSHFIWSIHKGFKPTDSNSIFLITKSYWPQYHYLLPRDYQSGEFGDYASGIGSAMIRVFAALDWAKDLKTIGSVAVRQGLTKAVETGRPIVECIEEQVELEENALPANHFLNREKFM; encoded by the exons ATGGAGAAAACCAAAGTCAAGGAGCTGGATCAAGTTGGGGACTCTATCCATAAGAAGCGCGATGCCATCTGGCCGGTGGTTCTTTTCTATATCCATGTAAATATCCTGGGTGTATATGGGATATACATTCTGCTCACTAGTGCTTCGTGGGCAACGATTTTATTCA CCTTTCTGCTCACACTCCTTGGAATATTGGGCGTGACGGTGGGTGTTCATCGTCTTTGGGCCCACCGGACATTCACTGCCTCCAAACCTCTAAAGGTTTTCCTAATGTTTTGCCAGACGACAGCAGGCCAG GGCTCCATTTACAGTGTGGTTCAGGCCCATCGTCTGCATCACGCCaaattcctgcaggacgaggATCCCTACTACAGTAAACACAGCTTCATGTACGCCCAGGTGAGAGGTGGCTTACTAAAGTACTCGCCCCAGCAAGAGGAACTGCTCAAGGATGTGGACATATCGGACCTGGAAAGTGATCCCATTGTCATGTTTCAAAAGCG attcTATGTCCTATTGTACATCTTCCTTAATGTGCTGCTTTCGGTTAACACCCCATTTCAGTATTTTGGGGACTCGTTGGCCACCTCCATGTTCGTGGGATTCTGGCTGCGTAGTCTGATTGTGATTAATTTGGGAAACCTGGTCAATTCATCGCACTTTATTTGGAGCATCCACAAGGGCTTTAAGCCCACGGACTCGAATAGTATATTTCTGATCACAAAGAGCTACTGGCCGCAGTATCACTATTTGTTGCCCAGGGACTATCAGAGTGGCGAATTCGGGGACTATGCCTCGGGTATTGGATCGGCCATGATACGTGTATTTGCCGCCCTCGATTGGGCCAAGGATCTGAAAACCATTGGATCCGTGGCCGTGCGCCAAGGACTCACCAAGGCGGTGGAAACTGGTCGTCCGATTGTCGAGTGCATCGAGGAACAGGTGGAGTTGGAGGAAAATGCCCTGCCAGCCAACCATTTCCTCAACCGGGAGAAGTTTATGTGA